In the genome of Afipia felis ATCC 53690, the window GGCGCATCTATTGCATCGGGCGCAACTATGCCGCGCACGCGCTGGAGCGCGGCTCCGATCCGACGCGCGAGCCGCCGTTCTTCTTCCAGAAGCCGACCGACGCCATCCAGAACGTCAAGCCGGGCACTGTCGCCGATCATCCGTATCCGTCGTTGACCAAGAATTATCACCACGAGGTCGAACTCGTGGCGGCCCTGAAATCCGGCGGCACCAATATCCCGCCTGAGAAGGCACTGGACTGTGTGTTCGGCTACACCGTCGGCCTCGACATGACCCGTCGCGATCTTCAGAATGAGATGGCGGGCATGAAGAAGCCATGGGAAATCGGCAAGAGCTTCGACCACGCCGCAGTGCTCGGCCCGCTGCATCCGGCTTCCAAGGTTGGCCACCCGACCAAGGGCGAGATATCACTCGCTGTGAACGGCAAGGTGCGGCAGGACTCCGATCTCAGCAAAATGATCTGGAGCGTCGCCGAACAGATTTCGAAACTGTCGGAAGCCTTCGAATTGAAGGCGGGGGACATCATCTATTCCGGTACGCCGGAAAATGTCGGTCCGGTGGTGAAGGGTGACGTGCTGCTCGCCAAGATCGCAGGCTTCCCGGATATGTCGATCAAGATCGTCTGATCCCGATTCCAAATCAAAAAGCCCGCCATCGGCGGGCTTTTTTTCTGCGCCTCAAGGCTTGAGGTCTGAGTATTCGGAATGCCGCGCAAGGAACGCCTCGGCGTAGCTGCAAACCGGCACCACCTTGAGACCATCGCGCCGGATCAGTTCCAGCGCGCCGCTCATGACTTTGGCGGCAATTCCCTGACCGCGCAGCGCCAGCGGCGTCTCGACGTGCAGGATGAACAACGTATCGCCCTCGCGACGATAGGTTGCAAAGGCGGTGTCGCCGTTCATCTTCATTTCGTAACGGCTCAGAGAGGTGTTGTCGTGAACGTCCTGCAGCATCTGGCTCATCGTACTCTTTATCCGTGGTCGTAATTTGCGCTGGTGGTGAGCGACCGGCTATTTCAGCAGGTCGGCATAGTCCGTGTGCTTTTCGATATAGGCTTTTACAAACGGGCATTGCGGGACAACCTTGAGGTGTCTCGCGCGCACGTCGTCGAGCGCACCTTTCACCAACTGCGAACCGATGCCGCGCCCGCCCAGTTCCTTCGGAACTTCGGTATGGGTAAAGGTGATGACGCCGTCCGACAGCCTGTAATAGGCGCCCGCGAGATAGCCGTCGACGGTCAGCTCGTAGCGGCTTTCAGCGGGATTGTCCTGAACCGTGCCGGTTGCGTCGCTCATTCGTGTCTCCTCGTTGTCCGGAAAGCCGACATGGACCGGATATGCCTCAATGATCTGGATCGGGCCTGTTCCGCGACAACAAAGCTGGGCGGATGGCTCTTGTAAAGGCGCAGGGCCTTCATAGGTTTTCGTGAAGACATACCTCTGCGGCCGACCGGTCGTGACGGTTGAAGTCGCCTCGTTCAGGCCGCCGCCGTATGCCTCTTGATACAGGAGGTTTCCATGTCTGGCGCTCGGTTCTTCGACACTCATCGCACGTGGGAGGACTGGGTCGGGATGCTGCTCGGCATCCTGATCGCCGTTTCTCCCTGGATGACCGGAGAGACGAACTACGGTCTCGGACTGCTGCCCGATCCGGGATTGGCTCTCATTAACACAGCGGTCGTGGGCATCCTCATCATCGGCCTGTCGCAGCTTGAATACATCGCGTTGCGGCGCTGGGAGGAGGGCTGCGAGATGGCGCTCGCCATCTGGCTGATTATGTCGCCCTACGTCTTCGGATATTCGACCGATGGCGTGCTACGGTTTTACCATGCTGCTTTCGGCGGCGCGGTCTTCCTGCTTGCGGCGCTGAAGCTGTGGCAGGACTGGGAGTTGTCCGATCGGGATTTGGCCCGGCACGGGCAATAAAACTCTGTCCGAATGACAGGGTTTGAGGGTTTGATGTTCAGGCGTCCGATGAGATCGGCCGCCTGAACAAGTTTGTGAGTCTTATTCGGCCGCTTCGTGGCTCGCAGTAAGATGGCCGGCCTGGCCCTTCTCCAGCACGGGCGCGAGGAATTTGCCGGTGTAGCTGCGCGGCGCACGCACGATGTCCTCCGGCGGGCCCCAGGCGACGATCTCGCCGCCGCCATCGCCGCCTTCGGGACCGAGGTCGATCACCCAATCCGCGGTCTTGATGACTTCGAGATTATGCTCGATCACCACCACGCTATTACCCTGCGCGACCAGTTCATGCAGCACTTCGAGCAGTTTCGCGACATCGTGGAAATGCAGGCCGGTGGTCGGCTCGTCGAGAATGTAGAGCGTGCGGCCGGTGGCGCGCTTCGACAGCTCCTTCGCAAGCTTCACGCGTTGCGCTTCGCCGCCTGACAGCGTCGTGGCTTGCTGGCCGACATGGATGTAGCCGAGGCCGACGCGCTGCAGAGTGCGGAACGTCTCGCGGATGCGCGGCACCGCGCGGAAGAATTCCTCCGCCTCATCCACCGTCATGTCGAGGACGTCGGCGATTGTCTTGCCCTTGAACATCACCTCGAGCGTTTCGCGATTGTAGCGTTTGCCTTTGCAGGTGTCGCAGGTGACGTACACGTCCGGCAGGAAGTGCATCTCGATCTTGATGAGGCCGTCGCCCTGGCAAGCCTCGCAGCGGCCGCCTTTCACGTTGAACGAGAAGCGGCCCGGCTCGTAGCCGCGGGCCTTGGATTCCGGCAGGCCCGCGAACCATTCGCGGATCGGTGTGAAGGCGCCGGTGTAGGTCGCGGGGTTGGAGCGCGGTGTGCGTCCGATCGGCGACTGATCGATGTCGATGATCTTGTCGATGTGCTCGAGTCCCTCGATCCGGTCGTGTGGAGCGGGGGCGTCGGCCGCGCCGTTGAGCTTGCGCGCGATCGATTTGTAGAGCGTGTCGATCAGCAGCGTCGACTTGCCGCCGCCGGAAACGCCGGTGACGCAGGTGAACAGGCCGAGCGGAATTTCCGCCGAGACGTTCTTGAGATTGTTGCCGCGCGCGTTGATGACCTTCAGCGTGCGCCGGTGGTTCGGCGGACGGCGCTCGGGGATAGGCACGAACTTGTCGCCGGTGAGATATTTGCCGGTCAGCGAGTTCGGGTTTTTCATGATCTCGGCAGGCGTGCCGCGCGCGACGATATGGCCGCCGTTGATGCCCGCGCCGGGCCCGACGTCGACGACATGATCTGCGAGCCGGATGGCGTCCTCGTCGTGTTCGACGACAATCACCGTGTTGCCGAGGTCCCGCAGTCGCTTCAGCGTATCCAGCAGGCGCGCGTTGTCGCGCTGGTGCAGACCGATGGAAGGCTCGTCCAGCACGTAGAGAACGCCGGTAAGACCGGAACCGATCTGCGAAGCGAGGCGAATGCGCTGGCTCTCGCCGCCGGACAGCGTACCGGAGGCACGCGACAGCGTGAGATAATTTAGCCCGACATCGAGCAGGAACGACAAGCGCTCGCGGATCTCTTTCAGGATTCGGACGGCGATCTCGTTCTGCTGCGTGTTCAGCACGTCCGGCACGGTCGCGAACCATTCGCCGGCCTTTTTCACCGACAACTCGGAGATTTCGCCGATATGCTTGCCGCCGATCTTGACGCACAGCGCTTCCGGCTTGAGGCGATAGCCGTGGCAGCCCGCGCAGGGCACATCGGCGAAATATTTGCCGAGCTCTTCGCGCGCCCATTCGCTTTCGGTTTCCGCGAAGCGGCGCTCGATATTGGTGATGATTCCCTCGAACGGCTTCTTGGTGTCGTAGGAGCGGGTGCCGTCCTCGTAGGAGAATTTAATGGCGTCTTCGCCCGAGCCATAGAGCAAGGCCGTCTGCGTCTTCTTCGGCAGATCTTTCCACTTGGTGTCGAGCGTGAACTTGTAGAACTTGCCGAGCGCCTGCAGCGTCTGGATGTAGTAAGGCGAGGACGACTTCGCCCATGGCGCGATTGCGCCCTTGCGCAGCGTCAGCTCCTTCTCCGGGATGATGAGCTCGGGATCGATGTGCTGCTCGACGCCGAGGCCGCCGCATTCGGGGCATGCGCCATAGGGGTTGTTGAACGAGAACAGCCGGGGCTCGATCTCGGGCAGGGTGAAACCAGAAACCGGACAGGCGAATTTCTCCGAGAACAGCAGCCGCTCAGGGCCGCTCTTATCGTGGATTTTCGCAGTCTTTTTCTCGGGCTTCTTGGTGTCGGTTGCTGCAGTGGCGGGCGCATCGGCGAATTCGACCACCGCTAGCCCTTCGGCGAGCTTCAGCGCGGTCTCGAAACTTTCCGCGAGCCGCTGGGCGATATCGGGCCGTACCACGATGCGGTCGACGACGACGTCGATGTCATGCGGGAATTTCTTGTCGAGTGCCGGTGCATCGGCAAGTTCATGAAACGTGCCGTCGATCTTGACGCGCTGGAAGCCCTTTTTGAGATATTCCGCCAGCTCCTTGCGGTATTCGCCCTTGCGGCCGCGTACCACCGGGGCGAGCAGATAGAGCCGGGTCCCTTCCGGCAGCGCCAGCACGCGGTCCACCATCTGCGAAACCGTCTGGCTTTCGATCGGCAAGCCCGTTGCGGGCGAATAGGGTACGCCGAC includes:
- a CDS encoding fumarylacetoacetate hydrolase family protein: MTNIDRRTVLAGSAVALAGTALATPATAQGTAKTLFEVAQVTIPVEGQSEVFPVRRIYCIGRNYAAHALERGSDPTREPPFFFQKPTDAIQNVKPGTVADHPYPSLTKNYHHEVELVAALKSGGTNIPPEKALDCVFGYTVGLDMTRRDLQNEMAGMKKPWEIGKSFDHAAVLGPLHPASKVGHPTKGEISLAVNGKVRQDSDLSKMIWSVAEQISKLSEAFELKAGDIIYSGTPENVGPVVKGDVLLAKIAGFPDMSIKIV
- a CDS encoding GNAT family N-acetyltransferase, which encodes MSQMLQDVHDNTSLSRYEMKMNGDTAFATYRREGDTLFILHVETPLALRGQGIAAKVMSGALELIRRDGLKVVPVCSYAEAFLARHSEYSDLKP
- a CDS encoding GNAT family N-acetyltransferase, producing the protein MSDATGTVQDNPAESRYELTVDGYLAGAYYRLSDGVITFTHTEVPKELGGRGIGSQLVKGALDDVRARHLKVVPQCPFVKAYIEKHTDYADLLK
- a CDS encoding SPW repeat protein yields the protein MSGARFFDTHRTWEDWVGMLLGILIAVSPWMTGETNYGLGLLPDPGLALINTAVVGILIIGLSQLEYIALRRWEEGCEMALAIWLIMSPYVFGYSTDGVLRFYHAAFGGAVFLLAALKLWQDWELSDRDLARHGQ
- the uvrA gene encoding excinuclease ABC subunit UvrA translates to MDEVIKAKQRGQAASASRAITIRGAREHNLKNVDLEVPRDRLVVFTGLSGSGKSSLAFDTIYAEGQRRYVESLSAYARQFLEMMQKPDVDQIDGLSPAISIEQKTTSKNPRSTVGTVTEIYDYMRLLWARVGVPYSPATGLPIESQTVSQMVDRVLALPEGTRLYLLAPVVRGRKGEYRKELAEYLKKGFQRVKIDGTFHELADAPALDKKFPHDIDVVVDRIVVRPDIAQRLAESFETALKLAEGLAVVEFADAPATAATDTKKPEKKTAKIHDKSGPERLLFSEKFACPVSGFTLPEIEPRLFSFNNPYGACPECGGLGVEQHIDPELIIPEKELTLRKGAIAPWAKSSSPYYIQTLQALGKFYKFTLDTKWKDLPKKTQTALLYGSGEDAIKFSYEDGTRSYDTKKPFEGIITNIERRFAETESEWAREELGKYFADVPCAGCHGYRLKPEALCVKIGGKHIGEISELSVKKAGEWFATVPDVLNTQQNEIAVRILKEIRERLSFLLDVGLNYLTLSRASGTLSGGESQRIRLASQIGSGLTGVLYVLDEPSIGLHQRDNARLLDTLKRLRDLGNTVIVVEHDEDAIRLADHVVDVGPGAGINGGHIVARGTPAEIMKNPNSLTGKYLTGDKFVPIPERRPPNHRRTLKVINARGNNLKNVSAEIPLGLFTCVTGVSGGGKSTLLIDTLYKSIARKLNGAADAPAPHDRIEGLEHIDKIIDIDQSPIGRTPRSNPATYTGAFTPIREWFAGLPESKARGYEPGRFSFNVKGGRCEACQGDGLIKIEMHFLPDVYVTCDTCKGKRYNRETLEVMFKGKTIADVLDMTVDEAEEFFRAVPRIRETFRTLQRVGLGYIHVGQQATTLSGGEAQRVKLAKELSKRATGRTLYILDEPTTGLHFHDVAKLLEVLHELVAQGNSVVVIEHNLEVIKTADWVIDLGPEGGDGGGEIVAWGPPEDIVRAPRSYTGKFLAPVLEKGQAGHLTASHEAAE